The following proteins come from a genomic window of Streptomyces sp. NBC_00539:
- a CDS encoding cysteine dioxygenase family protein, with translation MTTTTPVRTTTSMAAFVSEIRAVVERGLIPDLTAHLVGERLAPYLREEGLLTPEQREGHPDRYRQHVLHAEPDGSFSVVALVWLPGQETAIHDHVAWCVAGVYEGAESELRYRLAPATATTGARLVPTEEVVNGPGDVCGFAPPGDIHKVRNSCRTTAISIHVYGADVARLGSSVRRVYTIPAG, from the coding sequence ATGACCACCACCACACCGGTACGTACGACCACGAGCATGGCCGCCTTCGTCAGTGAGATCCGCGCAGTCGTGGAGCGCGGGCTCATCCCCGACCTGACCGCCCACCTCGTCGGTGAGCGGCTCGCCCCGTACCTGCGTGAGGAGGGCCTGCTCACCCCGGAGCAGCGCGAGGGGCACCCGGACCGGTACCGGCAGCACGTGCTGCACGCCGAGCCGGACGGCAGCTTCTCGGTCGTGGCGCTGGTGTGGTTGCCCGGTCAGGAGACCGCCATCCACGACCACGTCGCGTGGTGCGTGGCCGGAGTCTACGAAGGAGCCGAGAGCGAGCTCCGCTACCGGCTGGCTCCGGCGACGGCGACGACGGGTGCTCGGCTGGTGCCGACGGAGGAGGTGGTCAACGGACCCGGTGACGTCTGCGGTTTCGCTCCGCCCGGCGACATCCACAAGGTGCGCAACTCCTGTCGTACGACGGCGATATCCATCCACGTCTACGGCGCCGACGTGGCCCGCCTGGGCAGCAGCGTCCGCCGCGTCTACACGATCCCGGCCGGCTGA
- a CDS encoding LysR family transcriptional regulator, translated as MFDSRHIRTFHEVVASGSYSAAARVLGYTQPAITQQMKALERAVGTPLFTRVGRTMQLTEAGKSLARHAEFILGSLSAAEAQLKAYARLRTGRVRVCGFPSANVTLVPEALSGLAKDHPGIQVELLEGEPPESLRRLQRGECDITLAFTYPGLHEEIPEEVAEVKLLEDQLTVLLPTGHPLARRRAVHLADLSEERWIAGCPRCRANLLHECAELGFVPDIRFATDDNLVVQSLVAQGLGVAMMPALVLPSLSLTRVCGRPLQPAARRHIAAYVYRDHLRIPATSVVLDELKRVAENRVGC; from the coding sequence GTGTTCGATTCTCGGCACATACGGACATTCCACGAAGTAGTCGCCTCCGGGTCCTACTCGGCGGCCGCGCGCGTCCTGGGGTACACCCAGCCCGCGATCACCCAGCAGATGAAGGCGCTGGAACGCGCCGTGGGCACCCCGCTCTTCACCCGGGTCGGCCGGACGATGCAGCTCACCGAGGCCGGGAAGTCCCTGGCCCGGCACGCCGAATTCATCCTCGGCAGCCTCTCCGCGGCCGAAGCGCAGCTCAAGGCGTATGCGCGGCTGCGGACCGGGCGGGTACGGGTCTGCGGGTTCCCCAGCGCCAATGTCACGCTCGTCCCCGAGGCGCTCAGCGGACTGGCGAAGGACCATCCGGGCATCCAGGTGGAGCTGTTGGAGGGCGAACCACCGGAGTCCTTGCGTCGGCTCCAACGGGGCGAGTGCGACATCACGCTGGCCTTCACCTATCCCGGGCTGCACGAGGAGATCCCGGAAGAGGTCGCCGAGGTCAAGCTGCTGGAGGACCAGCTGACGGTCCTCCTGCCGACGGGGCACCCACTGGCCCGGCGCCGGGCCGTCCACCTGGCCGACCTTTCCGAGGAGCGGTGGATCGCCGGGTGCCCGCGCTGCCGGGCCAACTTGCTGCACGAGTGCGCGGAGCTCGGCTTCGTCCCCGACATCCGGTTCGCGACCGACGACAACCTCGTGGTGCAGAGCCTCGTCGCGCAGGGCCTGGGCGTGGCGATGATGCCCGCCCTGGTGCTCCCCTCACTCTCACTGACCCGGGTCTGCGGCCGACCGCTCCAGCCGGCCGCGCGCCGCCACATCGCTGCGTACGTGTACCGGGACCACCTGCGGATCCCTGCCACCTCGGTGGTCCTGGACGAGCTGAAACGGGTGGCGGAGAACCGCGTCGGCTGCTGA
- a CDS encoding S1C family serine protease: protein MSTENEGTAAPTPPAAPSAPPVPVAPSTTPEPASAAEPGAAPVGAPPVHPPAHAAGTEPTQQAPAAPPSAPAYGQTAVQDAYGQAPQGQAPYGQAPAAHGAEGWPPPPPTVPAYGADGGHGGGAWGAPLTAHGAPAPKPKGRGGMIAGVLVAALLAGGVGGGVGYWAAERGNDGVGSTTITASTPKDLKREPGSVAGLAAGALPSVVTIEASAGDGEGGTGTGFVYDEEGHILTNNHVVASAANGGKLTATFSNGKKYDAEVVGRAQGYDVAVIKLKNAPAGLKPLPLGDSDKVAVGDSSIAIGAPFGLSNTVTTGIISAKNRPVASGDGSGSKNSYMSALQTDASINPGNSGGPLLDGRGAVIGINSAIQSAGNSGFGGGQAGSIGLGFAIPINQAKNVAQSLIKTGKPVYPIISVSVDLQAKVEGAKISEQGASANDLVDPNGPAGKAGLKPGDIITQFGGKPIDSGPTLISEIWTYKPGDTVKLTYLRDGKPNTVDITLGSRVGDKP, encoded by the coding sequence GTGAGCACCGAGAACGAGGGCACCGCGGCCCCGACGCCCCCCGCGGCCCCGTCCGCACCCCCTGTGCCCGTGGCCCCTTCCACCACCCCCGAGCCCGCGTCGGCCGCCGAGCCCGGTGCCGCACCTGTCGGTGCGCCCCCGGTGCACCCTCCGGCGCATGCGGCCGGCACCGAGCCGACCCAGCAGGCCCCGGCCGCGCCGCCCTCCGCTCCGGCCTACGGCCAGACGGCGGTGCAGGACGCGTACGGGCAGGCCCCGCAGGGCCAGGCACCCTACGGTCAGGCCCCGGCGGCGCACGGCGCGGAGGGCTGGCCCCCGCCGCCCCCCACCGTCCCGGCCTACGGCGCTGACGGCGGACACGGCGGTGGCGCCTGGGGAGCCCCGCTGACCGCCCACGGTGCCCCGGCCCCCAAGCCCAAGGGCAGGGGCGGCATGATCGCGGGCGTACTCGTCGCGGCCCTCCTGGCCGGCGGCGTCGGCGGTGGCGTCGGCTACTGGGCGGCGGAGCGCGGCAACGACGGCGTCGGCTCGACCACGATCACCGCCAGCACCCCCAAGGACCTCAAGCGCGAGCCCGGCTCGGTCGCGGGCCTGGCGGCGGGCGCGCTCCCCAGCGTGGTCACCATCGAGGCCTCGGCCGGAGACGGCGAAGGCGGCACCGGCACCGGATTCGTCTACGACGAAGAGGGCCACATCCTCACCAACAACCACGTCGTCGCCTCCGCCGCCAACGGCGGCAAGCTGACCGCGACCTTCTCCAACGGCAAGAAGTACGACGCCGAGGTGGTCGGCCGTGCACAGGGCTACGACGTGGCCGTGATCAAGCTCAAGAACGCGCCGGCCGGACTCAAGCCGCTGCCGCTCGGCGACTCCGACAAGGTCGCGGTCGGGGATTCGTCGATCGCGATCGGCGCCCCCTTCGGCCTGTCCAACACGGTCACCACCGGCATCATCAGCGCCAAGAACCGCCCCGTGGCCTCCGGTGACGGCTCCGGGAGCAAGAACTCGTACATGAGCGCGCTCCAGACCGACGCCTCGATCAACCCGGGCAACTCCGGCGGCCCGCTCCTCGACGGGCGAGGCGCGGTCATCGGTATCAACTCGGCGATCCAGTCCGCCGGGAACAGCGGTTTCGGCGGCGGGCAGGCCGGTTCGATCGGCCTCGGTTTCGCCATCCCGATCAACCAGGCCAAGAACGTCGCCCAGTCGCTGATCAAGACGGGCAAGCCGGTCTACCCGATCATCTCGGTCTCGGTGGACCTCCAGGCCAAGGTCGAAGGGGCCAAGATCTCCGAGCAGGGCGCCTCCGCCAACGACCTGGTCGACCCCAACGGGCCGGCAGGCAAGGCGGGCCTCAAGCCCGGCGACATCATCACCCAGTTCGGCGGCAAGCCGATCGACAGCGGCCCGACCCTGATCAGCGAGATCTGGACGTACAAGCCCGGCGACACGGTGAAGCTCACCTACCTGCGCGACGGCAAGCCGAACACGGTGGACATCACGCTCGGCTCGCGCGTGGGCGACAAGCCCTGA
- a CDS encoding glycerophosphodiester phosphodiesterase, producing MPRPIQVVAHRGASEDAPEHTLAAYRKAIEDGADGLECDVRLTADGHLVLVHDRRVNRTSNGRGAVSALELADLAALDFGSWKDREEAPDWDADPERTSVLTLERLLELVSDAGRPVQLAIETKHPTRWAGQVEERLLFLLKRFGLDAPAAEGPHPVRVMSFSPRSLHRVRAAAPTIPTVYLMQFISPRMRDGRLPAGVSIAGPGLRIVRNHPGYIRRLQAAGHPVHVWTVNEPEDVQLCADLGVEAIITNRPRQVLSQLSR from the coding sequence ATGCCGCGCCCCATCCAGGTCGTCGCCCACCGCGGCGCCTCGGAGGATGCTCCCGAGCACACCCTGGCCGCCTACCGGAAAGCCATCGAAGACGGCGCCGACGGCCTCGAATGCGATGTCCGGCTCACCGCCGACGGCCACCTCGTGCTCGTCCACGACCGCCGGGTCAACCGCACCTCCAACGGCCGTGGCGCCGTCTCCGCCCTGGAACTGGCCGACCTCGCCGCCCTCGACTTCGGATCCTGGAAGGACCGCGAGGAGGCGCCCGACTGGGACGCCGACCCCGAGCGCACCTCCGTGCTCACCCTGGAGCGGCTGCTGGAGCTGGTTTCCGATGCCGGCCGGCCGGTGCAGCTGGCGATCGAGACGAAACACCCCACCCGCTGGGCCGGACAGGTGGAAGAGCGGCTCCTCTTCCTCCTCAAGCGCTTCGGACTGGACGCCCCGGCCGCGGAGGGCCCCCACCCCGTCCGTGTCATGAGCTTTTCGCCCCGCTCCCTGCACCGGGTGCGGGCGGCCGCTCCGACCATTCCGACCGTCTACCTGATGCAGTTCATCTCGCCGCGCATGCGGGACGGGCGGCTGCCGGCCGGTGTGAGCATCGCCGGGCCGGGGCTGCGGATCGTGCGCAACCATCCCGGCTACATCCGCCGGCTCCAGGCCGCGGGACACCCCGTTCACGTATGGACCGTAAACGAACCCGAGGACGTTCAGCTCTGCGCTGATTTGGGCGTAGAGGCGATCATCACGAACAGACCACGCCAGGTTCTGTCACAGCTGAGCCGCTGA
- a CDS encoding ATP-binding protein has protein sequence MRQRARPGRFPVQAIGASRPWRGAKEVPGVALVMAQEVPTSSCMGVRHGPAGVGEARHRMRRELRISGVSESVVDDAVLILSELLSNACRHGRPLGAREIGDGEIRAAWRVDKAGRLTVEVTDGGGPTRPIPATPSVTARGGRGLNIISALAQDWGVRDGAAGEVTVWVIVACGTRHEDFATRVASPAIDFGTAFEDLDT, from the coding sequence GTGCGTCAGAGGGCTCGGCCAGGGCGGTTTCCGGTCCAGGCCATTGGGGCATCCAGACCATGGCGTGGGGCTAAGGAGGTTCCGGGGGTGGCGTTGGTGATGGCACAGGAAGTGCCCACGTCGTCGTGCATGGGCGTACGCCATGGTCCTGCGGGCGTGGGCGAGGCGAGGCACCGGATGCGCCGGGAGCTGCGCATCAGCGGGGTGTCCGAATCGGTCGTGGACGATGCCGTACTGATCCTTTCCGAACTGCTCAGCAATGCCTGCCGACACGGCCGGCCACTGGGCGCGCGGGAGATCGGCGATGGGGAGATCCGCGCCGCATGGCGCGTCGACAAGGCGGGACGGCTGACGGTCGAGGTCACGGACGGCGGCGGTCCCACCCGCCCCATCCCGGCAACGCCCTCGGTCACCGCTCGGGGCGGCCGGGGGCTGAACATCATCAGCGCCCTGGCCCAGGACTGGGGTGTCCGGGACGGTGCGGCGGGTGAGGTCACCGTATGGGTGATCGTCGCCTGCGGGACCCGGCACGAGGATTTCGCTACGCGCGTTGCGTCCCCGGCGATCGATTTCGGGACGGCCTTCGAGGACCTGGACACCTGA
- a CDS encoding DUF5926 family protein, with amino-acid sequence MAKKRPAAKTAKPQLHNGEIPVVGAREPCPCGSGRRYKACHGAAAAHAVTEHVQRPFEGLPGECDWVALRELVPAATVPLTLKGGLPEGVPSVTLVTVLPMAWPALRREDGSVLLALQNDSTTGDLARDMADTLERALTAEPGSPVPARRVPAEGPRLQDLLDVDGVFEPVVHSGFEFWIPDAESAQNASPEVAASLERANAAAIPTVKLTGVDAAYWCETPEKNHLRWVMPHPEEKLLDALARLHAAGTSSLGEGTKLVGSFRAHGLMVPVWDLPTGVSADDVEKPAAELAERLAAALATDAPLTHDERRARGGLTNRQVTLS; translated from the coding sequence ATGGCAAAGAAGCGCCCCGCCGCGAAGACCGCGAAGCCGCAGCTCCACAACGGGGAGATCCCGGTGGTGGGTGCACGCGAACCCTGTCCCTGCGGATCCGGGCGCCGCTACAAGGCCTGCCACGGCGCCGCCGCCGCGCACGCCGTCACCGAGCACGTGCAGCGCCCGTTCGAGGGTCTGCCGGGCGAGTGCGACTGGGTGGCGCTGCGCGAGCTCGTCCCGGCGGCCACCGTGCCCCTGACCCTTAAGGGCGGCCTGCCTGAAGGCGTCCCTTCCGTCACGCTGGTCACCGTGCTGCCGATGGCCTGGCCGGCCCTGCGCCGCGAGGACGGTTCCGTACTCCTCGCCCTCCAGAACGACTCGACCACGGGGGACCTCGCCCGTGACATGGCGGACACCCTGGAGCGCGCGCTGACGGCGGAGCCGGGGTCTCCGGTTCCGGCCCGCCGGGTCCCGGCCGAAGGCCCGCGACTCCAGGATCTCCTGGACGTCGACGGCGTTTTCGAGCCGGTTGTGCACAGTGGCTTCGAATTCTGGATTCCGGATGCGGAGAGCGCTCAGAACGCCTCCCCGGAGGTCGCCGCCTCGCTGGAACGCGCCAACGCCGCCGCCATCCCGACGGTCAAGCTGACCGGCGTGGACGCCGCCTACTGGTGCGAGACCCCCGAGAAGAACCACCTGCGCTGGGTCATGCCGCACCCCGAGGAGAAGCTGCTCGACGCCCTGGCGCGGCTGCACGCGGCCGGCACCTCCTCGCTCGGCGAGGGCACCAAGCTCGTCGGGTCGTTCCGCGCCCACGGTCTGATGGTTCCCGTCTGGGACCTGCCCACCGGAGTCTCGGCCGACGACGTGGAGAAGCCCGCCGCGGAGCTCGCGGAGCGCCTGGCCGCGGCCCTGGCGACGGACGCCCCGCTCACCCACGACGAGCGCCGCGCGCGCGGTGGGCTCACCAACCGTCAGGTGACGCTCAGCTGA
- a CDS encoding bifunctional DNA primase/polymerase, with the protein MREILGRRLQRLRDRLKSRFSTPHAAHDPDGDAASLLDAALTCATVWRWPVLPGVGRAGADGARCACPDPDCVVPGAHPFDPGLLAATCDPRMVAWWWARRPGAPVLVATGGAAPCAVSLPAVAAARAVVRLDAQGMRLGPIVATPTRWSLLVAPYSLERLGELLYAKDHVPSSLRFHGEGGYLLLPPSLASGGGHVHWEREPSVGPEGIRLPEVEELVHALVEASSGAPGGGSRLAY; encoded by the coding sequence ATGCGCGAGATCCTCGGAAGGCGTCTCCAGCGGCTCCGCGATCGCTTGAAATCCCGGTTCTCGACTCCTCACGCCGCCCATGACCCGGACGGCGACGCCGCGTCCCTGCTCGATGCGGCCCTGACCTGCGCGACCGTATGGCGATGGCCCGTACTGCCCGGCGTGGGCCGGGCCGGCGCCGACGGCGCCCGGTGCGCCTGCCCCGACCCCGACTGCGTGGTGCCCGGCGCGCACCCCTTCGACCCCGGGCTGCTCGCGGCGACCTGCGACCCCCGGATGGTGGCCTGGTGGTGGGCCAGGCGGCCGGGCGCCCCGGTGCTGGTGGCCACCGGTGGCGCGGCGCCGTGCGCGGTCAGCCTCCCCGCCGTCGCGGCCGCGCGTGCCGTCGTACGGCTGGACGCGCAGGGCATGCGGCTGGGCCCGATCGTCGCGACGCCCACCCGTTGGTCGCTGCTGGTGGCGCCGTATTCGCTGGAGCGGCTCGGCGAACTCCTTTACGCGAAGGACCACGTGCCCTCCTCCCTGCGCTTCCACGGTGAGGGCGGCTACCTCCTGTTGCCGCCCTCGCTCGCGTCCGGTGGTGGGCACGTCCACTGGGAGCGCGAGCCGTCCGTCGGGCCGGAGGGCATCCGGCTGCCCGAGGTCGAGGAACTCGTACACGCGTTGGTGGAGGCGAGCAGCGGGGCGCCGGGCGGCGGGAGCCGGCTCGCATACTGA
- a CDS encoding PP2C family protein-serine/threonine phosphatase, which produces MLDIAPRVRVDVDPLMAAQHDLGVCDAIWRIAPGGKADAMSASHLPKVAGIDSAVTASPHTAAPTAAAPARTAAPVQTVPPAASTVIQDRLAGMVSDLTTLHELTERLARAVDLDASLREFVRAGAALVGARRGLVVLEPSDGLGPSTTIGLGLGHADLGHIETVPRSATSYGRILDGLPDAQGGSELLPEAGAAPGTGGFAAPVDPRHREVAARLGYAASYALPLAAEATGRLGAAVWLYDEQAEPSERQRDLAGLYVRHAAEHLARMMEVERSRSRLATVAEELLPSRLPRIAGVQLAARHHTGPRGGGDWYDALPLPEGAMGLAVGSVSGSGPSAVAAMGRMRASLRAYAVMEGEDPVAVLSDLELLLRLTEPARSATALFAYCEPASRKMILAGAGHAPPLLIGERRTEYVETSLSAPLGMLACWEAPSVEIEPAPGETVLLYTDGLLRRTGDPMDRAYARLHAAAAGVPRSARDDPAAVCDHVLRTMFPPADGDAPADAAGADPAEDIVLLAVRFD; this is translated from the coding sequence ATGCTGGACATCGCTCCTCGTGTGCGTGTAGATGTGGATCCATTGATGGCGGCGCAGCACGATCTGGGGGTTTGCGATGCTATATGGCGAATCGCACCAGGTGGAAAGGCGGACGCCATGAGCGCCTCGCATCTGCCGAAAGTGGCTGGAATCGATTCAGCAGTTACCGCGTCACCGCACACTGCCGCGCCCACTGCGGCCGCTCCCGCACGCACCGCCGCCCCCGTACAGACCGTGCCGCCTGCCGCGAGCACCGTCATCCAGGACCGGCTGGCGGGCATGGTCTCCGATCTGACCACCCTCCACGAGCTGACCGAACGCCTCGCCCGGGCCGTCGATCTCGACGCCTCCCTGCGTGAGTTCGTGCGCGCCGGCGCGGCACTCGTGGGCGCCCGGCGCGGCCTGGTCGTCCTGGAGCCGTCCGACGGACTCGGTCCGAGCACCACCATCGGCCTCGGGCTCGGTCACGCGGACCTCGGCCACATCGAGACGGTGCCCCGCAGCGCCACCTCGTACGGCCGCATCCTCGACGGGCTCCCGGACGCGCAGGGCGGCTCCGAACTCCTCCCGGAGGCCGGCGCCGCACCGGGTACGGGCGGGTTCGCCGCCCCCGTCGACCCCCGCCACCGCGAGGTCGCCGCCCGGCTCGGCTACGCCGCCAGCTACGCGCTCCCGCTGGCCGCAGAGGCCACCGGCCGGCTCGGAGCGGCCGTCTGGCTCTACGACGAGCAGGCGGAACCGAGCGAACGCCAGCGCGACCTGGCCGGGCTCTACGTACGGCACGCCGCCGAGCACCTCGCGCGGATGATGGAGGTCGAGCGCTCGCGCTCCCGGCTGGCCACCGTCGCCGAGGAACTGCTGCCCAGCCGGCTGCCCCGCATCGCCGGGGTGCAGCTCGCGGCCCGGCACCACACCGGACCGCGCGGCGGCGGCGACTGGTACGACGCGCTACCGCTGCCCGAGGGGGCCATGGGGCTGGCCGTGGGCTCCGTCAGCGGCTCGGGGCCGAGCGCGGTCGCGGCAATGGGGCGGATGCGCGCCTCGCTGCGCGCGTACGCGGTCATGGAGGGCGAGGACCCCGTCGCCGTGCTGTCCGACCTCGAGCTGCTGCTGCGGCTGACCGAGCCCGCGCGCTCGGCGACCGCCCTGTTCGCCTACTGCGAGCCGGCCTCCCGCAAGATGATCCTGGCCGGGGCCGGCCACGCCCCGCCGCTGCTCATCGGCGAGCGGCGCACCGAGTACGTGGAGACCTCACTGTCCGCGCCGCTGGGGATGCTGGCCTGCTGGGAGGCGCCGAGCGTGGAGATCGAACCCGCGCCCGGAGAAACGGTGCTGCTGTACACCGACGGGCTGCTGCGGCGCACCGGCGACCCCATGGACCGGGCCTACGCGCGGCTGCACGCCGCGGCCGCGGGAGTTCCGCGCAGCGCCCGCGACGACCCGGCGGCCGTCTGCGACCACGTCCTGCGCACGATGTTTCCCCCGGCGGACGGCGACGCGCCGGCCGACGCCGCCGGCGCGGACCCGGCCGAGGACATCGTGCTGCTCGCAGTCCGGTTTGACTGA
- a CDS encoding aminopeptidase P family protein produces the protein MADELIPETPEEEQPQKKHKQRKNALYPGVSEELAENMRTGWADTELRGLEPIAQAAHTAARRAALSARFPGERLVVPAGRLKTRSNDTEYPFRASTEYAYLTGDQAENGVLVLEPAGENGHTATVYLLPRSDRENGEFWLSGQGELWVGRRHSLAEAEQLLGIPAKDVRELPEALAEATGPVRVLRGHDAVIEKALTDKVTAERDEELRVYLSEARAVKDEFEIGELQKAVDSTVRGFEDVVKVLDKAEATSERYIEGTFFLRARVEGNDVGYGSICAAGPHACTLHWVRNDGDVRSGDLLLLDAGVETHSLYTADVTRTLPINGTYTDIQRKIYDAVYESQEAGIAAVKPGAKFRDFHDASQRVLAEKLVEWGLVEGPVERVLELGLQRRWTLHGTGHMLGMDVHDCAAARTEAYVDGTLEPGMCLTVEPGLYFQADDLTVPEEYRGIGVRIEDDILVTEDGNRNLSAGLPRASDEVEAWMARLKG, from the coding sequence GTGGCTGACGAGCTCATCCCGGAGACCCCGGAAGAAGAGCAGCCCCAGAAGAAGCACAAGCAGCGCAAGAACGCGCTGTACCCGGGCGTCAGCGAGGAACTCGCGGAGAACATGCGCACCGGCTGGGCCGACACGGAGCTGCGCGGGCTGGAGCCGATCGCCCAGGCCGCGCACACCGCCGCCCGCCGCGCCGCGCTGTCCGCGCGCTTCCCCGGCGAGCGCCTGGTCGTCCCCGCGGGCCGGCTCAAGACCCGCTCGAACGACACCGAGTACCCCTTCCGGGCGTCGACCGAGTACGCGTACCTCACGGGCGACCAGGCCGAGAACGGCGTCCTGGTGCTGGAGCCCGCGGGCGAGAACGGCCACACCGCCACCGTCTACCTGCTGCCCCGCTCCGACCGCGAGAACGGCGAGTTCTGGCTGTCCGGCCAGGGCGAGCTGTGGGTCGGCCGCCGCCACTCCCTCGCCGAGGCCGAGCAGCTGCTGGGCATCCCCGCCAAGGACGTCCGCGAGCTGCCCGAGGCGCTCGCCGAGGCCACCGGCCCGGTCCGCGTCCTGCGGGGCCACGACGCCGTCATCGAGAAGGCGCTGACCGACAAGGTCACGGCCGAGCGCGATGAAGAGCTGCGCGTCTACCTCTCCGAGGCCCGCGCCGTGAAGGACGAGTTCGAGATCGGCGAGCTGCAGAAGGCCGTCGACTCCACCGTCCGCGGCTTCGAGGACGTGGTGAAGGTCCTCGACAAGGCGGAGGCGACGTCCGAGCGCTACATCGAGGGCACCTTCTTCCTGCGTGCCCGTGTCGAGGGCAATGACGTCGGCTACGGCTCCATCTGCGCCGCCGGTCCGCACGCCTGCACCCTGCACTGGGTCCGCAACGACGGCGACGTCCGCTCCGGTGACCTGCTGCTGCTCGACGCCGGTGTGGAGACCCACTCCCTCTACACCGCCGACGTGACGCGCACCCTGCCGATCAACGGCACGTACACCGACATCCAGCGCAAGATCTACGACGCGGTCTACGAGTCCCAGGAAGCCGGCATCGCCGCCGTGAAGCCGGGCGCCAAGTTCCGCGACTTCCACGACGCCTCGCAGCGCGTGCTGGCGGAGAAGCTCGTCGAATGGGGTCTGGTGGAAGGCCCGGTCGAGCGGGTGCTGGAACTCGGCCTCCAGCGCCGCTGGACCCTTCACGGCACCGGTCACATGCTCGGCATGGACGTCCACGACTGCGCCGCCGCCCGCACCGAGGCGTACGTCGACGGCACGCTTGAGCCGGGCATGTGCCTGACCGTGGAGCCCGGTCTGTACTTCCAGGCCGACGACCTGACCGTGCCGGAGGAGTACCGCGGCATCGGCGTCCGGATCGAGGACGACATCCTCGTCACCGAGGACGGCAACCGGAACCTGTCGGCCGGCCTGCCCCGCGCCTCTGACGAGGTCGAGGCGTGGATGGCGCGCCTCAAGGGCTGA
- a CDS encoding ATP-binding protein — MSIWWSLHLRREAASVPLARRLLLGTMETAGVDPDICFDLSVALSEACANAVEHGGPVAGPSRAGKPDPTVCAEYRVTAYLDGDRCRIEVTDSGPGFPPSTVAGHRPRPAGPSEKEHGRGLGLIAELSDQVRFRNRPGRGAVVSFDKVLKWREGALLKVS, encoded by the coding sequence ATGAGCATCTGGTGGTCTCTCCACTTGAGGCGCGAAGCCGCGAGCGTGCCGCTCGCCAGGCGACTGCTGCTCGGGACGATGGAGACCGCGGGAGTGGACCCGGACATCTGTTTCGACCTGTCGGTGGCGTTGAGCGAGGCCTGTGCGAACGCGGTCGAGCACGGCGGGCCGGTGGCCGGGCCGTCCCGCGCCGGAAAGCCGGACCCCACGGTCTGCGCCGAATACCGCGTGACGGCTTATTTGGACGGGGACCGCTGCCGCATCGAGGTGACCGACTCGGGTCCGGGCTTCCCGCCCTCGACGGTCGCCGGGCACAGACCCCGGCCCGCCGGGCCGTCGGAGAAGGAGCACGGCCGGGGCCTGGGACTGATCGCGGAGCTTTCCGACCAGGTCCGCTTTCGCAACCGCCCGGGCCGGGGTGCGGTGGTCAGTTTCGACAAGGTCCTCAAGTGGCGCGAGGGCGCGCTGCTCAAGGTTTCCTAG
- a CDS encoding YcnI family copper-binding membrane protein, protein MKSSRVSFAAALAAGAVLVLSGPAFAHVGVQPGEAAKGGYAVINFKVPNERDNASTTQLEVNFPIDQPLTSVMPQDVPGWTVNVEKSKLDKPLTVHGKQVNEAVTKVTWTGGKIEPGKFQQFPVSVGKLPDNADQMVFKAIQTYDNNEVVRWIEETKAGAPEPQNPAPVLKLTAAAASADHHDAGATKTDDPKGHEDSHDEAAASGSDTTARALGIAGIVLGLGGVAFGFASRRRAS, encoded by the coding sequence ATGAAGTCCTCTCGTGTCTCCTTCGCCGCCGCCCTCGCCGCCGGCGCCGTCCTCGTCCTCTCCGGTCCCGCCTTCGCCCACGTCGGCGTACAGCCGGGCGAGGCCGCCAAGGGCGGTTACGCAGTGATCAACTTCAAGGTCCCGAACGAGCGCGACAACGCGTCGACCACCCAGCTCGAGGTCAACTTCCCGATCGACCAGCCGCTCACCTCCGTCATGCCGCAGGACGTTCCCGGATGGACCGTGAACGTCGAGAAGAGCAAGCTCGACAAGCCGCTCACCGTGCACGGCAAGCAGGTCAACGAGGCTGTCACCAAGGTGACGTGGACCGGCGGCAAGATCGAGCCCGGCAAGTTCCAGCAGTTCCCGGTCTCCGTCGGCAAGCTGCCCGACAACGCGGACCAGATGGTCTTCAAGGCGATCCAGACCTACGACAACAACGAGGTCGTGCGCTGGATCGAAGAGACCAAGGCAGGCGCCCCCGAGCCGCAGAACCCGGCGCCCGTCCTCAAGCTGACCGCCGCGGCGGCCTCCGCCGATCACCACGACGCCGGCGCCACGAAGACCGACGACCCCAAGGGCCACGAGGACAGCCACGACGAGGCCGCCGCGAGCGGCTCGGACACGACCGCACGTGCCCTCGGCATCGCCGGCATCGTGCTCGGCCTCGGTGGCGTCGCGTTCGGCTTCGCCTCGCGTCGCCGCGCCTCCTGA